A section of the Myxococcus virescens genome encodes:
- a CDS encoding phytoene desaturase family protein: protein MSASIQGRRIVVVGAGVGGLAAAARLAHQGFDVQVFEKTQGPGGRCNRLQVDGFTWDLGPTIVLMPEVFEETFRAVGRRIEDYLTLLKCDPNYRVHFRDGSDVTFTSELCAMGRELERVEPGSYARYLAFLAQGRVQYRTSLDHLVGRNYAGLRDYLSPRVLARIFQVRAHRRMYGDVSRFFQDERLRAAMTFQTMYLGVSPYASPAVYGLLPFTELGMGIWFPKGGLYAIPQALERLAREEGVRFHYGAPVERILTDGGRTRGVRLEGGEVVEADAVLCNADLPYAYEKLLDPKATTLKRREKLRYTSSGYMLYLGMKRRYPELLHHNVVFGRDYKGSFDDIFERFRVPEDPSFYVNAPTRTDASLAPEGKDALYVLVPVPHQHPDLDWKVEGPQVRAKFFARMAELGFPSLESDIEVERVFTPDDWAGTFNLARGSAFGLSQNFTQIGPFRPSNQDARVKNLFFVGASTQPGTGLPTVLISARLVTERLMTWAHAQGVSLSPRTATATSREGVAA, encoded by the coding sequence ATGAGTGCATCGATACAGGGCAGGCGCATCGTGGTGGTGGGCGCGGGCGTGGGCGGGTTGGCCGCCGCTGCCCGGCTGGCGCACCAGGGCTTCGACGTCCAGGTCTTCGAGAAGACGCAGGGACCGGGTGGGCGCTGCAACCGATTGCAGGTGGATGGCTTCACGTGGGACCTGGGCCCCACCATCGTGCTGATGCCGGAGGTGTTCGAGGAGACCTTCCGCGCGGTGGGCCGCCGCATCGAGGACTACCTGACGCTGCTCAAGTGCGACCCGAACTATCGGGTCCACTTCCGGGACGGTTCGGATGTCACCTTCACGTCAGAGCTGTGCGCGATGGGCCGCGAGCTGGAGCGCGTGGAGCCCGGCAGCTACGCGCGCTACCTCGCCTTCCTGGCCCAGGGCCGCGTCCAGTACCGAACGAGCCTGGACCACCTGGTGGGGCGCAACTACGCGGGCCTGCGCGACTACCTCTCGCCGCGCGTGCTCGCGCGCATCTTCCAGGTCCGCGCCCACCGCCGCATGTACGGGGACGTCAGCCGCTTCTTCCAGGACGAGCGGCTGCGCGCGGCGATGACCTTCCAGACGATGTACCTGGGCGTGTCGCCCTATGCGTCGCCCGCGGTGTACGGCCTGCTGCCCTTCACCGAGCTGGGGATGGGCATCTGGTTCCCCAAGGGGGGCCTGTATGCCATTCCCCAGGCCCTGGAGCGGCTGGCGCGCGAGGAGGGTGTGCGCTTCCACTACGGCGCGCCCGTGGAGCGCATCCTCACCGATGGCGGCCGGACTCGAGGCGTGCGGTTGGAGGGCGGCGAGGTGGTGGAGGCGGACGCGGTGCTGTGCAACGCGGACCTGCCCTACGCGTACGAGAAGCTGCTGGACCCGAAGGCGACGACGCTCAAGCGCAGGGAGAAGCTGCGCTACACGTCCAGCGGCTACATGCTCTACCTGGGCATGAAGCGGCGCTACCCGGAGCTCTTGCACCACAACGTGGTGTTCGGCCGGGACTACAAGGGCTCCTTCGACGACATCTTCGAGCGCTTCCGCGTGCCGGAGGACCCCAGCTTCTACGTCAACGCGCCCACGCGCACCGACGCGTCCCTGGCGCCCGAGGGCAAGGACGCGCTCTATGTGCTGGTGCCCGTGCCGCACCAGCACCCGGACCTGGACTGGAAGGTGGAGGGGCCTCAGGTGCGCGCGAAGTTCTTCGCGCGCATGGCGGAACTGGGCTTCCCGTCGCTGGAGTCGGACATCGAGGTGGAGCGCGTCTTCACCCCGGATGACTGGGCTGGCACCTTCAACCTGGCGCGTGGCAGCGCCTTCGGCCTGTCCCAGAACTTCACGCAGATTGGCCCCTTCCGTCCGTCCAACCAGGACGCGCGGGTGAAGAACCTCTTCTTCGTCGGTGCTTCCACGCAGCCGGGGACGGGGCTGCCCACGGTGCTCATCTCCGCGCGGCTGGTGACGGAGCGGCTGATGACGTGGGCCCATGCGCAGGGCGTTTCGCTGTCGCCTCGGACGGCCACCGCCACGTCGCGGGAAGGGGTGGCCGCGTGA
- a CDS encoding polyprenyl synthetase family protein has protein sequence MALTLPDAQSPTGLLPLEQAWLQLVQAEVETSLAELFELPDEAGLDVRWTQALTQARAYTLRPAKRLRPALVMAGHCLARGSAVVPSGLWRFAAGLELLHTFLLIHDDVADQAELRRGAASLHRMLAPGRAGEDLAVVVGDHLFARALEAMLGSGLTCVAGVVQYYLGVCRHTAAGQYLDLDLGRAPLAEVTLFQTLRVAHLKTARYGFCAPLVCGAMLGGASSGLVEGLERVGRHVGLAYQLRDDLLGLFGDSNVAGKAADGDFLQGKRTFPVLAAFARATEAERTELEALWALPVEQKDAAALARARALVESCGGRAACERMVVRASRAARRSLQSLPNPNGVRELLDALIARLAHRAA, from the coding sequence ATGGCACTCACGCTTCCCGATGCGCAGTCGCCGACGGGCCTGCTTCCTCTGGAGCAGGCCTGGCTGCAACTGGTCCAGGCGGAGGTGGAGACCTCGCTGGCGGAGTTGTTCGAACTTCCCGACGAGGCCGGCCTGGACGTTCGTTGGACACAGGCGCTGACGCAGGCCCGGGCCTATACCTTGCGGCCCGCCAAGCGGCTCCGCCCCGCGTTGGTGATGGCGGGACACTGCCTGGCGCGTGGGAGCGCGGTGGTGCCCTCCGGGTTGTGGCGCTTCGCCGCAGGGCTGGAGCTGCTGCACACCTTCCTCCTCATCCACGACGACGTGGCGGACCAGGCGGAGCTGCGGCGGGGCGCCGCATCCCTGCACCGGATGCTGGCGCCCGGACGCGCGGGGGAGGACCTGGCCGTGGTGGTGGGAGACCACCTCTTCGCGCGCGCCCTGGAGGCCATGCTGGGCTCGGGGCTGACGTGCGTCGCGGGCGTAGTGCAGTACTACCTGGGCGTGTGCCGTCACACGGCGGCCGGGCAGTACCTGGACCTGGACCTGGGCCGCGCGCCGCTGGCGGAGGTGACGCTCTTCCAGACGCTGCGCGTGGCGCATCTCAAGACGGCGCGCTACGGCTTCTGCGCCCCGCTGGTGTGCGGGGCCATGCTCGGCGGTGCCAGCAGCGGCTTGGTGGAGGGGTTGGAGCGCGTGGGCCGTCACGTCGGTCTTGCCTACCAGCTTCGGGACGATTTGCTGGGCCTTTTTGGCGATTCGAACGTCGCTGGCAAGGCCGCTGACGGCGACTTCCTCCAAGGCAAGCGAACCTTTCCAGTGCTGGCCGCCTTCGCGCGCGCCACTGAGGCCGAGCGCACGGAGCTGGAGGCGCTGTGGGCGCTGCCGGTGGAGCAGAAGGACGCCGCCGCGCTGGCGCGGGCCCGCGCGCTGGTGGAGTCCTGCGGAGGCCGGGCCGCGTGTGAGCGCATGGTGGTGCGCGCCTCCCGGGCCGCCCGCCGCTCGTTGCAGTCGCTGCCCAATCCCAACGGCGTGAGAGAGCTGCTCGACGCGCTCATCGCCCGGCTGGCCCACCGCGCCGCCTGA
- a CDS encoding peroxiredoxin family protein, translating into MKAWIAGALSISLAAGSALGATPAPEPVDATLRTSAGKEVRLSKWRGKPVILFYEDKDSTKLNSTLKKELFARGQERGILDAAWVLAVANLQNFDFFPARQIALSFVRDEEKKVGVPILVDMDGALGKAPWKLPLKTSNIVLLDAEGALVYRHSGRMKPDELTTFFAVLSRLVGVDLNNPAPSEPSP; encoded by the coding sequence ATGAAGGCGTGGATCGCAGGTGCGCTCTCCATCTCCCTGGCAGCGGGAAGCGCCCTGGGCGCGACGCCGGCCCCGGAGCCGGTGGACGCGACGTTACGCACCTCCGCGGGAAAGGAGGTCCGGCTCTCCAAGTGGCGCGGAAAACCGGTCATCCTGTTCTACGAGGACAAGGACTCGACCAAGCTCAACTCGACCCTGAAGAAGGAGCTGTTCGCCCGGGGGCAGGAGCGCGGAATCCTGGATGCGGCCTGGGTGCTGGCCGTCGCAAACCTTCAGAATTTCGACTTTTTTCCGGCCCGGCAGATTGCCCTCTCCTTCGTCCGGGACGAGGAGAAGAAGGTGGGCGTGCCTATCCTGGTGGACATGGATGGAGCACTGGGAAAGGCGCCGTGGAAGCTGCCGCTGAAAACGTCCAACATTGTGCTGCTGGACGCCGAAGGGGCCCTGGTCTACCGGCACTCCGGCCGAATGAAGCCGGATGAGCTGACGACCTTCTTCGCCGTCCTGAGCCGCCTGGTGGGCGTGGACCTGAACAACCCGGCGCCCTCGGAGCCCTCCCCGTGA
- a CDS encoding TIGR01777 family oxidoreductase, whose protein sequence is MKVAVTGASGFLGPGLVQGLLERGHQVHVLARNVEQALARLPAGVTGAPFSAGSPLPPEALADAEAVVHLAGEPVAQRWTHEGKHRIHDSRVLGTRAVVAAMRGAGTVRRFVSASAIGYYGGTRGAEPLTEESPPGDDFLARVCVDWEAEAMQARESSIPTAVVRMGVVLHPEGGALHKMLPPFRVGAGGPVGSGEQFVSWVHRDDARDLLLFLLAHPQVEGVVNATAPTPVTNAVFAHTLGHVLGRPSLVRMPAFMLKAALGEMAKVVLEGQRVLPQRAHEAGFVFRYPELEGALRDLLA, encoded by the coding sequence GTGAAGGTGGCCGTCACCGGCGCGAGCGGCTTCCTGGGTCCAGGGCTTGTCCAGGGTTTGTTGGAGCGTGGACACCAGGTCCACGTCCTGGCCCGGAATGTTGAACAGGCCCTGGCCCGCCTGCCCGCCGGCGTGACGGGGGCGCCCTTTTCCGCCGGCTCGCCGCTGCCGCCCGAGGCCCTGGCGGACGCGGAAGCCGTCGTGCACCTGGCGGGCGAGCCGGTGGCCCAGCGCTGGACGCACGAAGGCAAGCACCGCATCCACGACAGCCGGGTGCTGGGCACGCGCGCGGTGGTGGCGGCGATGCGGGGCGCGGGGACGGTGCGGCGCTTCGTATCGGCGTCCGCCATTGGCTACTACGGCGGCACGCGCGGCGCGGAGCCGCTGACGGAGGAGAGCCCTCCGGGTGACGACTTCCTGGCCCGCGTGTGCGTGGACTGGGAGGCGGAGGCGATGCAGGCGCGCGAGTCCAGCATCCCCACGGCGGTGGTGCGCATGGGCGTGGTGCTGCACCCGGAGGGGGGCGCCCTCCACAAGATGCTGCCCCCCTTCCGCGTGGGCGCGGGCGGCCCGGTGGGCAGCGGCGAGCAGTTCGTGAGCTGGGTGCACCGCGACGACGCCAGGGATTTGCTCCTCTTCCTGCTGGCCCATCCCCAGGTGGAGGGCGTGGTGAACGCCACCGCGCCCACGCCGGTGACGAACGCCGTCTTCGCGCACACGCTGGGCCACGTGCTGGGCCGGCCGTCCCTGGTGCGGATGCCCGCGTTCATGCTCAAGGCGGCGCTGGGAGAGATGGCGAAGGTGGTGCTGGAGGGCCAGCGCGTGCTGCCCCAGCGCGCCCATGAGGCGGGCTTCGTGTTCCGGTACCCGGAGTTGGAGGGCGCGCTGCGCGACCTGCTGGCCTAG
- a CDS encoding alpha/beta hydrolase-fold protein, producing MDAKTLEARARAEGTPVIESDTATFVWRGRGPICLQGDFQDWRGKPLPFKRVAPGLWARTLTLPADAYVEYALEDPRGQRVEDPLNRHPSDNGFGGINHSFHMPQARSSLPARHPRGAPRGRVTRHVVDTGDVDLPGQRRVYLYAPPTDAPVPLVVVYDGEDYLRRVRLPELVDTLVAEGRMRPVALALVCNGGETRSMEYACSEYTVGLLKWKVLPLARQKLSLVDERRSPGAHAVLGASLGGLMALYTGLRMPDVFGRVLSQSGAFTVEGHDFVVFDLARPPPRRPLDVWLDCGRFEGLLEGNRRIAPVLSEAGHQVELREYSGGHNYPAWREDLVHGLERHFPPLPAKRRESLRFSGR from the coding sequence ATGGACGCGAAGACACTGGAGGCGCGGGCCCGCGCCGAGGGAACGCCCGTCATCGAATCGGACACCGCCACCTTCGTGTGGCGAGGCCGGGGCCCCATCTGCCTCCAAGGTGACTTCCAGGACTGGCGCGGCAAGCCGCTGCCCTTCAAGCGCGTGGCGCCCGGACTGTGGGCTCGCACGCTGACGCTGCCCGCGGATGCCTACGTCGAATACGCGCTGGAGGACCCGCGCGGCCAGCGCGTGGAGGACCCGCTCAACCGCCACCCTTCCGACAACGGCTTTGGCGGCATCAACCACTCGTTCCACATGCCCCAGGCCCGCTCGTCCCTGCCCGCCCGGCACCCGCGCGGCGCGCCTCGGGGCCGCGTCACCCGGCACGTGGTGGACACAGGAGACGTGGACCTGCCGGGCCAGCGCCGGGTGTACCTGTACGCGCCGCCCACGGACGCGCCGGTGCCCTTGGTGGTGGTGTACGACGGCGAGGACTATCTGCGCCGCGTCCGCCTGCCGGAGCTGGTGGACACCCTGGTGGCCGAAGGCCGCATGCGCCCGGTGGCCCTGGCGCTGGTGTGCAATGGCGGCGAGACACGCAGCATGGAGTACGCCTGCAGCGAGTACACGGTGGGGCTGTTGAAGTGGAAGGTGCTGCCGCTGGCGCGCCAGAAGCTGTCGCTGGTGGACGAGCGGCGCAGCCCCGGTGCCCACGCGGTGCTGGGGGCCTCGCTGGGCGGGTTGATGGCGCTCTACACCGGCCTGCGCATGCCGGACGTCTTCGGCCGGGTGCTGTCCCAGTCCGGGGCCTTCACGGTGGAGGGCCATGACTTCGTCGTCTTCGACCTGGCGCGCCCCCCACCCCGCCGCCCGCTGGACGTCTGGCTGGACTGCGGCCGTTTCGAGGGCTTGCTGGAGGGCAACCGCCGCATCGCTCCCGTGCTCTCAGAAGCTGGGCATCAGGTGGAACTCCGGGAGTACAGCGGTGGGCACAACTACCCTGCGTGGCGTGAGGACCTGGTCCACGGGCTGGAGCGCCACTTCCCTCCCCTGCCCGCCAAACGCCGGGAGTCATTGCGTTTTTCCGGGCGATGA